One window of Marinobacterium aestuarii genomic DNA carries:
- the mltG gene encoding endolytic transglycosylase MltG: MLKKSISLMAVGAFLVLLLGAIAWQRINAYVDSPLPVGEPRTLLIERGQGFNQIVADLETANLVQRPIFLRIYARINGLAHRVKAGEYELEPGLTLRVLLQKMIDGDTLRHFFTVVEGTTFAQLREQLEANTVLLQTLSELDDSEVMAQLGEPEQHPEGMFLAETYQYLRGMSDLDLLRRARTSLDEALAQAWEKRASELPYESAYEALTMASIIEKETAVAQERPRISGVFVRRLQQGMRLQTDPTVIYGMGAEYKGNLRRSDLVQKTPYNTYAIEGLPPTPIAMVGKDAIEAALNPEAGPWLFFVAKGDGSHHFSARLSEHNSAVRRYQLQRREDYRSTPGG, translated from the coding sequence GTGTTGAAAAAATCTATAAGCCTGATGGCCGTTGGCGCCTTTCTGGTCCTGTTGCTGGGTGCCATCGCCTGGCAGCGTATTAATGCCTATGTCGACAGCCCCTTGCCGGTGGGTGAGCCCCGTACGCTGCTGATTGAGCGGGGGCAGGGGTTCAATCAGATTGTTGCCGACCTGGAGACCGCAAATCTGGTGCAAAGGCCGATTTTTCTGCGGATTTATGCGCGTATTAATGGCCTGGCGCACCGGGTTAAAGCCGGTGAGTATGAGTTGGAACCGGGTCTGACACTGCGTGTCCTGCTGCAGAAAATGATTGATGGTGACACCCTGCGGCATTTTTTCACCGTGGTGGAGGGCACCACCTTCGCGCAGTTGCGTGAGCAGCTGGAGGCCAATACAGTGCTGCTGCAGACTCTGAGCGAGCTGGACGACAGCGAGGTCATGGCGCAGCTAGGGGAGCCGGAGCAACACCCGGAAGGCATGTTCCTGGCCGAAACCTACCAGTATCTGCGGGGCATGTCGGACCTGGATCTGTTGCGTCGCGCTCGTACCTCGCTGGATGAAGCCCTGGCCCAGGCCTGGGAGAAGCGTGCGTCGGAGCTGCCCTATGAGTCTGCGTATGAGGCCCTGACCATGGCCTCGATCATTGAAAAGGAAACCGCGGTGGCGCAGGAGCGTCCGCGCATCAGCGGTGTTTTTGTGCGTCGATTACAGCAGGGTATGCGCCTGCAAACCGATCCAACGGTGATCTACGGCATGGGAGCTGAGTACAAGGGCAATCTGCGCCGCTCCGATCTGGTGCAGAAAACGCCCTATAACACCTATGCCATCGAAGGGTTGCCGCCCACGCCCATTGCCATGGTCGGTAAGGATGCTATCGAAGCTGCGCTCAATCCTGAAGCCGGTCCCTGGCTGTTTTTTGTGGCCAAGGGCGACGGCAGTCATCATTTTTCGGCCCGTTTGTCGGAGCATAATTCCGCCGTGCGGCGTTATCAGCTGCAACGGCGCGAAGACTACCGTTCGACGCCGGGGGGCTGA
- a CDS encoding MBL fold metallo-hydrolase — MIFEQVATGGCQSYLVGCGDTCSAVLIDPEISQVDRYLAIAARDGLRIHYVIDTHTHADHFSATRTLAQRLKVPVVMHRDSPAPFADLRLQDADLLRVGNLRLQALHTPGHTADSMCLLLDDRIFTGDTLLIGGTGRTDLPSGDPSALYDSLFSGILKLDPSLLVFPAHDYKARGSSTIAEELANNPRLQRTERTAFIEMMEHLDLNAPTHLTEALRTNMSGGKSVAQLLAEAATKTPFVSLSELRARIVAGSTDLIVLDVRERDAFDAGHVPGAMNLPRGQLELRVNDALPDPTRRIVTLCQFGKISTLAAATLRELGFLRTSALDGGMAAWTEAGYPLEKAG, encoded by the coding sequence ATGATCTTTGAGCAGGTTGCAACAGGCGGGTGTCAGTCCTATCTGGTGGGCTGTGGTGATACCTGTTCGGCAGTACTGATCGATCCCGAAATCAGCCAGGTCGATCGTTATCTCGCCATTGCTGCCCGGGACGGGCTGCGTATTCATTATGTGATCGATACGCATACCCACGCCGACCATTTCTCTGCCACGCGCACGCTTGCGCAGCGGCTCAAGGTTCCGGTGGTGATGCATAGGGACAGTCCCGCGCCCTTCGCTGACCTGCGGCTGCAGGATGCCGATCTGCTGCGCGTCGGTAATTTGCGTCTGCAGGCGCTGCATACGCCCGGTCATACGGCAGACTCCATGTGCCTGCTGCTGGACGATCGGATATTTACCGGCGATACCCTGCTGATCGGCGGTACCGGGCGCACCGATCTGCCCTCGGGTGATCCCTCTGCGCTCTATGACAGCCTGTTTAGCGGCATCCTCAAACTGGATCCGTCGCTGCTTGTGTTTCCGGCCCATGATTACAAGGCGCGTGGCTCGAGCACGATCGCCGAGGAGCTGGCGAACAATCCGCGATTGCAGCGGACTGAGCGCACGGCCTTTATCGAAATGATGGAGCACCTGGATCTGAATGCGCCCACGCACCTCACCGAGGCGCTGCGTACCAACATGAGCGGTGGCAAGAGCGTGGCGCAACTGCTGGCGGAGGCGGCCACCAAGACGCCCTTTGTTTCGCTGTCTGAGCTGCGTGCCCGCATTGTTGCGGGCAGCACTGATCTGATTGTGCTGGATGTGCGTGAGCGTGACGCCTTTGATGCAGGCCATGTGCCGGGCGCCATGAACCTGCCGCGGGGGCAGCTGGAGTTGCGGGTCAACGATGCATTGCCTGACCCGACCCGCCGTATCGTTACCCTGTGTCAGTTTGGCAAGATCTCGACGCTGGCAGCGGCGACGCTGCGCGAGCTCGGTTTTTTGCGCACCTCAGCGCTGGATGGCGGCATGGCGGCCTGGACGGAGGCGGGTTATCCGCTGGAGAAAGCAGGCTGA
- a CDS encoding secondary thiamine-phosphate synthase enzyme YjbQ, with amino-acid sequence MWIQREVRLRPRERGFHLITDEVVHALPELGRLRVGLLHLFIKHSSASLTINENADPSVRRDFEQFFSRLVPENAAWCTHLDEGPDDLPAHVKASLLGASLSIPVTDGGLNLGVWQGIYLGEHRNQGGGRSILVTLQGE; translated from the coding sequence ATGTGGATTCAGCGGGAAGTACGGCTGCGACCTCGTGAGCGTGGTTTTCATTTGATTACTGACGAAGTCGTGCACGCGTTGCCTGAACTTGGTCGTCTGCGGGTGGGTCTGCTGCATCTGTTTATCAAGCACAGCTCTGCGTCGCTGACGATCAACGAGAATGCGGATCCCAGTGTACGACGGGATTTCGAGCAGTTTTTTAGTCGTCTGGTGCCGGAAAATGCCGCTTGGTGTACGCATCTGGACGAAGGTCCGGATGACCTCCCGGCTCATGTGAAAGCCAGTCTGCTCGGAGCGAGCCTGAGTATCCCCGTGACTGATGGGGGCTTAAATCTGGGTGTTTGGCAGGGCATCTATCTGGGTGAGCATAGAAACCAGGGCGGCGGTCGCAGTATTTTGGTTACCCTGCAGGGCGAATAG
- the fabF gene encoding beta-ketoacyl-ACP synthase II, translating to MSRRRVVVTGIGMLTPVGNTVKETWDNILAGKSGAAPIDHFDASAFATRFSAPVKGFDVSKYMSVKDARKMDLFIQYGMAAAIQAIDDSGLEVNDENSHRIGCAVGSGIGGLSMIERNHDILREGGPRRISPFFVPGSIINMIAGNLAIRYGLRGPNIAITTACTTGTHNIGHAMRMIQYGDADVMVAGGAEMANTPLGIGGFAAARALSTRNDDPTAASRPWDRDRDGFVLGDGAGIVVLEEYEYAKARGARIYAEIVGFGMSDDAFHMTAPPESGEGAARAMENTLRDAGMNPDELHYINAHGTSTPAGDVAESNAAKRVLGSSASAVRMSSTKSMVGHLLGAAGAVEAIFCLLAIRDQVAPPTINLDNPSDGCDLNYVPKVAQECRIDTALSNSFGFGGTNGTLAFRKI from the coding sequence ATGTCTCGCAGGAGAGTGGTGGTTACCGGCATCGGAATGCTGACACCGGTGGGGAATACGGTTAAAGAAACCTGGGACAACATCCTTGCTGGCAAAAGTGGTGCAGCACCGATTGACCACTTCGACGCATCTGCGTTTGCGACACGCTTCTCTGCCCCTGTGAAGGGGTTTGATGTTAGCAAGTACATGAGTGTTAAAGATGCCCGCAAAATGGACCTGTTCATTCAGTACGGCATGGCAGCCGCGATTCAGGCGATCGATGACTCTGGTCTGGAAGTGAACGACGAAAATTCACACCGCATCGGCTGTGCGGTGGGCTCGGGCATCGGCGGCCTGTCGATGATCGAGAGAAATCATGATATTTTGCGCGAAGGCGGCCCGCGCCGCATTTCGCCGTTTTTCGTGCCAGGCAGCATTATCAACATGATTGCCGGCAACCTGGCGATCAGGTACGGCCTGCGCGGCCCGAACATTGCCATTACCACGGCCTGTACTACAGGTACGCACAACATTGGTCATGCCATGCGCATGATTCAGTACGGTGATGCTGATGTGATGGTGGCCGGCGGTGCTGAGATGGCCAATACCCCGCTGGGTATCGGTGGTTTTGCCGCTGCCCGTGCGCTCTCTACCCGTAATGACGACCCGACGGCGGCGAGCCGGCCCTGGGATCGCGACCGTGACGGCTTCGTGCTGGGCGACGGTGCCGGCATAGTGGTGCTGGAAGAGTACGAATACGCCAAGGCGCGCGGTGCGCGAATCTATGCGGAAATCGTGGGCTTTGGCATGAGTGATGATGCCTTCCACATGACAGCGCCGCCGGAGTCCGGCGAAGGTGCTGCCCGTGCGATGGAAAATACCCTGCGTGATGCCGGTATGAACCCGGACGAGCTGCACTACATCAATGCCCACGGCACCTCGACGCCGGCGGGGGATGTCGCTGAGTCCAATGCCGCCAAGCGTGTGCTTGGCAGTTCCGCCTCTGCGGTGCGCATGAGTTCCACCAAGTCGATGGTCGGACACTTGCTGGGTGCGGCCGGTGCGGTAGAGGCCATTTTCTGCCTGCTGGCCATTCGTGACCAGGTGGCGCCGCCCACCATCAACCTGGATAACCCGTCCGACGGTTGTGATCTCAACTATGTGCCCAAGGTGGCCCAGGAATGCCGGATAGACACAGCGCTGTCCAATTCCTTCGGCTTTGGCGGCACCAACGGCACTCTTGCGTTTCGCAAAATTTGA
- a CDS encoding DNA polymerase III subunit delta', with translation MDEVAVRRSAEIYPWLHGRWEHLTRLHKQQRLPHALMLNGPVGIGKRDFAQALSRYLLCQRPGDDAACGTCRSCVLFDSGGHPDLFQLSPEEAGKAIKVQQVRDLTGFLHSTAQQGGYRVVILEPAEAMNASSANALLKTLEEPGRDTILLLVTHRLGQVMPTIRSRCQRVDCHLPDPDMAQAWLSAQLNIDPDKAQQLLSICLGSPLRAREYIEQDLMALRRKFIEGLADILKQRRSALEVAQQLAKEDLELLLGWLYGWLLDIVRVLGTGDESCLRHLDANNMLRAVSRKADAQTVYALSDLVHTERVSLMQRLNPNRQLLLERILLSWSALVR, from the coding sequence ATGGATGAGGTTGCCGTACGCAGGAGCGCCGAGATCTACCCCTGGTTGCACGGGCGCTGGGAGCACTTGACCCGTCTGCACAAGCAGCAGCGTCTGCCCCATGCGCTGATGCTCAATGGCCCTGTGGGTATTGGCAAGCGGGACTTTGCCCAGGCGTTGTCGCGCTATCTGCTGTGCCAGAGACCCGGTGATGATGCCGCCTGTGGTACTTGTCGCAGTTGTGTACTGTTTGACAGCGGCGGTCATCCGGATCTGTTCCAGCTGAGCCCGGAAGAGGCCGGCAAGGCGATCAAGGTGCAGCAGGTGCGTGATCTTACCGGCTTCCTGCACAGCACGGCGCAGCAGGGCGGATACCGGGTGGTGATTCTGGAACCGGCGGAGGCGATGAATGCATCCTCCGCCAATGCCCTGCTTAAAACGCTGGAAGAGCCCGGGCGCGATACCATACTGCTGCTGGTGACCCATCGCCTGGGCCAGGTGATGCCCACAATTCGCAGTCGTTGTCAGCGGGTGGACTGCCATCTGCCTGATCCGGATATGGCGCAGGCCTGGTTGTCGGCGCAGTTGAATATAGATCCCGACAAGGCGCAGCAGTTGCTGAGTATCTGTTTGGGGTCGCCGCTGCGTGCCCGCGAGTATATAGAGCAGGACCTGATGGCGCTGCGGCGTAAGTTTATTGAGGGTCTGGCCGATATTCTAAAACAGCGTCGTTCGGCGCTGGAGGTCGCGCAACAGCTGGCCAAAGAAGATCTGGAGCTTTTGCTGGGATGGTTGTATGGTTGGCTTTTAGATATTGTGCGGGTTCTGGGAACCGGTGATGAAAGTTGTTTGCGTCATCTGGATGCGAATAACATGCTGCGGGCCGTGTCGCGCAAAGCCGATGCTCAGACTGTTTACGCACTTTCTGACCTGGTTCACACCGAGCGGGTCAGCCTGATGCAGCGCTTGAACCCTAACCGCCAATTGCTGCTGGAGCGGATATTGTTGAGTTGGTCTGCGCTGGTTAGATGA
- a CDS encoding TatD family hydrolase → MFIDSHCHLDKIDLAPYNNDFDAMLAATRASKVGTLLSVSVSMQDFPALYKSIEPYDGIYASVGVHPLHSDEGLVEVGALVREAARDKVIAIGETGLDYFYSAESAELQKASFVNHLQASAQTGLPLIVHTRDARADTLALIEEHGNPDVAGVLHCFTESWEMAAAAMDMNYFISFSGIVTFRNADELRDVVRKMPLERLLIETDSPYLAPVPHRGKKNEPRFVCEVARCIADIRGVSVEDIAAASSENFYRLFRRAA, encoded by the coding sequence ATGTTTATTGATTCACACTGTCATCTCGACAAGATCGACCTTGCCCCTTACAACAATGATTTTGATGCCATGCTGGCGGCCACTCGCGCCAGCAAGGTCGGTACGCTGCTCAGCGTTTCGGTCAGCATGCAGGACTTCCCCGCACTCTATAAAAGTATCGAGCCCTACGATGGCATATACGCCTCGGTAGGGGTGCATCCGCTGCATTCCGATGAAGGTCTGGTGGAGGTCGGCGCCCTGGTGCGAGAGGCGGCGCGGGACAAGGTCATTGCCATCGGCGAAACCGGTCTGGATTACTTTTACAGCGCGGAATCCGCCGAGTTGCAGAAAGCGAGTTTTGTGAATCATCTGCAGGCAAGCGCTCAGACCGGGTTGCCGCTGATCGTGCATACGAGGGATGCCCGGGCGGATACTCTGGCGCTGATCGAGGAGCACGGCAACCCTGATGTGGCCGGCGTGCTGCACTGCTTTACCGAAAGCTGGGAAATGGCGGCGGCGGCGATGGATATGAACTACTTCATCTCATTTTCCGGCATAGTGACTTTTCGCAATGCCGATGAGCTGCGTGATGTGGTGCGCAAAATGCCACTGGAACGTCTGCTGATCGAAACCGATTCGCCTTACCTGGCGCCGGTGCCGCACCGTGGCAAAAAGAATGAGCCGCGCTTTGTGTGTGAAGTGGCGCGCTGTATTGCCGATATAAGGGGCGTTTCGGTGGAAGATATTGCCGCTGCTTCAAGTGAAAACTTTTATCGGCTGTTCCGTCGCGCCGCCTGA
- a CDS encoding DUF1223 domain-containing protein, with product MKVIVVCIWALLFGGAVQAQTFKSGPQGADLVELYTSEGCSSCPPADAWLSSLVDDPRLFRSLFPVAFHVDYWNRLGWPDRFSSARYTERQRTYVQQGHVSQVYTPGLVVNGQEWRGWLQGQSRSALVAWVSQGSDLQPLQVIGGYIEPGL from the coding sequence ATGAAGGTTATTGTTGTCTGCATTTGGGCGCTGTTGTTCGGCGGGGCAGTGCAGGCCCAGACCTTTAAGTCCGGACCGCAAGGCGCTGATCTAGTGGAACTTTATACTTCGGAGGGGTGTAGCAGTTGCCCGCCGGCCGATGCCTGGTTGAGTTCGCTGGTGGATGATCCCAGGCTGTTTCGCAGCCTGTTCCCGGTGGCGTTTCATGTCGATTACTGGAATCGACTGGGCTGGCCGGATCGCTTTTCGTCGGCGCGTTACACCGAGCGTCAGCGCACCTATGTGCAGCAGGGTCATGTCAGTCAGGTGTACACGCCTGGACTGGTGGTGAACGGCCAGGAGTGGCGCGGCTGGCTGCAGGGGCAGAGCCGTTCCGCGCTGGTAGCCTGGGTGAGTCAGGGTTCTGATCTGCAGCCCTTACAAGTGATCGGTGGCTATATTGAGCCGGGTCTTTAA
- a CDS encoding class I SAM-dependent methyltransferase, which produces MSALRVRYQTLEFAGVDIHIRSLRDNQQFLDVDQVAEKLGISSASWPLFGIVWPSGQVLAHLMFDYEIAGKRILEVGCGIGLASLVLNHRQANITATDYHPEVAAFLSANVLLNAGRSIPFVRTGWGDPQSLLGEFDLIVGSDLLYEHEHVDMLAGFINQHAAPRCAVVLVDPGRGNHARFSKKMISLGYSHSQAAPVTVDYLPQPFRGQVLSYRR; this is translated from the coding sequence ATGTCTGCGTTACGCGTGCGATACCAAACTCTGGAGTTTGCTGGTGTAGATATCCATATTCGTTCCCTGCGAGATAACCAGCAGTTTCTTGATGTTGATCAGGTAGCTGAAAAGCTGGGTATTTCATCTGCGTCCTGGCCGTTGTTCGGTATTGTCTGGCCGTCCGGCCAGGTACTGGCCCATCTTATGTTTGACTATGAAATCGCTGGCAAGCGCATTCTGGAGGTGGGTTGCGGTATCGGGCTGGCCAGTCTGGTGCTGAACCATCGTCAGGCGAATATTACGGCAACCGATTATCATCCCGAGGTGGCGGCTTTTCTCAGTGCCAATGTGCTGCTGAATGCAGGGCGCAGCATCCCCTTTGTGCGCACCGGATGGGGCGATCCACAGTCGCTGCTGGGTGAGTTTGATCTTATCGTAGGTAGCGATCTGCTGTATGAACATGAGCATGTGGATATGCTGGCGGGCTTTATCAATCAGCATGCCGCGCCCCGCTGTGCTGTGGTGCTGGTGGATCCAGGCCGTGGCAATCATGCCCGCTTTAGCAAGAAAATGATCAGCCTGGGCTACAGTCACAGCCAGGCGGCACCGGTGACCGTTGACTATCTGCCCCAGCCGTTCCGCGGTCAGGTGTTGAGTTATAGGCGTTAG
- a CDS encoding TusE/DsrC/DsvC family sulfur relay protein, which translates to MTHLQLNDHSIELDNEGYLRDLSQWSPQIAEALAAEIPLQLSDAHWEILYLLRDFYQRFEHAPAMRPLVKTVSLSLGPEKGRSIYLLKLFPDSPAKLAARLAGLPKPTNCL; encoded by the coding sequence ATGACGCATCTGCAACTGAACGACCATAGCATTGAGCTGGACAACGAAGGCTACCTGCGCGATCTCTCGCAATGGTCCCCCCAGATTGCCGAAGCCCTGGCCGCCGAGATCCCGCTGCAGCTGAGTGACGCCCACTGGGAAATACTCTACCTGCTGCGCGATTTCTACCAGCGCTTCGAACATGCACCGGCCATGCGCCCGCTGGTGAAGACCGTCAGCCTGAGCCTGGGCCCCGAAAAGGGTCGCAGCATCTATCTGCTAAAGCTGTTTCCCGACAGCCCGGCCAAGCTTGCAGCACGCCTGGCCGGACTGCCCAAGCCAACCAACTGCCTGTGA
- a CDS encoding PilZ domain-containing protein — protein MSLVPRISHGILSLAIETKEDLYKAFMPFVTNGGLFIPTPRAYQLGEEVFMLLSLMEEPDKLPVTGKVIWVTPRVAQGGRVPGIGIQLSPDDNTLVRKVETYLAGTLNSGRRTHSL, from the coding sequence ATGTCCTTAGTGCCGCGCATCAGTCATGGTATTTTGTCCTTGGCCATAGAAACCAAGGAAGATCTGTACAAGGCCTTTATGCCGTTTGTGACCAATGGCGGCCTGTTTATTCCGACGCCCAGAGCCTATCAGCTCGGCGAGGAAGTTTTCATGCTGTTAAGCCTGATGGAAGAGCCGGACAAGCTGCCGGTCACCGGCAAGGTTATCTGGGTCACGCCCAGGGTCGCTCAGGGTGGTCGTGTGCCGGGTATCGGCATACAGCTGTCTCCGGACGATAATACCCTTGTGCGCAAGGTAGAAACCTACCTTGCCGGTACTCTCAATTCCGGGCGCCGCACGCACTCCCTGTAA
- a CDS encoding malate dehydrogenase — translation MRRPVRIAITGAAGSIANNLLFKIAAGEMMGKDQPVILQLIEVPQAMEALRGIAMELEDCAYSLLHTITLHDNVEDGFKNTHFALLIGARPRGPGMERSDLLEVNAEIFTRQGRALNNVANRDVKVLVVGNPANTNALIASRNAPDLSPSQFTSLTRLDQNRARGILANHTGASPRDIRRVVIWGNHSPTQYPDLHQATVLDRAAMDQISFDWYVGEYIPKIQFRGGEIIKARGQSSAASAAQGIVDHMRDWVLGTESGEFVSMGIVSDGSYGIEKGIIYSFPVRCDYGRYQIVQGLEINEFSRARMSATEAELLEEKAMVEHLLPSETAASHENLNICLRSGVTLYADGTGPDGASKYLTTNRIG, via the coding sequence ATGAGAAGACCAGTACGAATTGCCATTACCGGTGCGGCGGGCAGCATTGCGAATAATTTGCTGTTCAAGATTGCCGCCGGCGAAATGATGGGCAAGGATCAGCCGGTAATTTTGCAGTTGATCGAAGTGCCGCAGGCGATGGAAGCGCTGCGCGGTATTGCGATGGAGCTGGAGGATTGCGCCTATTCGCTGCTCCATACCATTACCCTGCATGACAATGTTGAAGATGGCTTCAAGAATACCCATTTTGCGTTGCTCATCGGTGCCAGACCACGGGGTCCTGGCATGGAGCGCAGCGACCTGCTGGAAGTCAACGCCGAGATCTTTACCCGTCAGGGGCGGGCGCTGAATAACGTTGCCAACCGCGATGTGAAAGTGCTGGTGGTGGGCAATCCGGCCAATACCAATGCCCTGATCGCAAGCCGTAATGCCCCGGATCTGAGTCCGTCGCAGTTTACCTCGCTAACGCGTCTCGATCAGAACCGTGCCCGCGGCATTCTGGCCAATCACACAGGTGCCAGCCCGCGGGATATCCGCCGTGTCGTAATCTGGGGTAATCATTCTCCCACTCAGTACCCGGATTTGCATCAGGCGACCGTTCTGGACCGCGCCGCCATGGATCAGATCAGCTTCGACTGGTACGTTGGCGAATACATCCCCAAAATTCAGTTTCGCGGTGGCGAGATCATCAAGGCCCGTGGCCAGTCCAGTGCGGCCTCGGCGGCCCAGGGTATCGTCGATCACATGCGTGACTGGGTGCTGGGTACCGAAAGCGGCGAGTTTGTCAGCATGGGCATTGTCAGTGATGGCAGCTACGGCATCGAGAAAGGCATTATCTATTCCTTCCCGGTGCGCTGTGACTACGGTCGCTACCAGATCGTGCAGGGGCTTGAAATCAACGAATTCAGCCGTGCGCGCATGAGTGCGACCGAAGCCGAGTTACTCGAGGAAAAGGCCATGGTGGAGCATCTGCTGCCCAGCGAAACCGCGGCATCGCACGAGAACCTGAATATCTGCCTGCGCTCAGGCGTAACCCTGTACGCCGATGGTACCGGGCCGGACGGTGCGAGCAAATACCTCACCACCAATCGGATCGGCTGA
- a CDS encoding NAD(P)-dependent oxidoreductase, with protein MNKPRIAFLGIGLMGQPMVLNLLRAGYPLNAWNRTFGKAAALSCEGANACKQVQEAVKDADFIISMLENGPVVDSVLFSEATLGALKPGALVIDMSSIAPAMAKRHHQILAERGHGYLDAPVSGGTAGAEQASLSIMAGGSKADFERAGPLFACLGKAATYIGPAGSGQLAKCANQAIVGITIGAVAEALLLAARGGADPAAVREALLGGFAGSRILELHGQRMIDRSFMPGGTARVQLKDLQTILDTAQDEDLQLPLTEQAFAQYEQLVERGLEGVDHSGLLLQLEALNAPARLNDKATTKPDNTPDA; from the coding sequence ATGAACAAGCCCCGCATCGCATTTCTTGGAATCGGCCTTATGGGCCAGCCCATGGTCCTCAACCTGCTGCGCGCAGGCTATCCGCTCAACGCCTGGAATCGCACCTTTGGCAAGGCTGCGGCCCTGAGCTGCGAGGGTGCCAATGCATGCAAGCAGGTACAGGAGGCGGTGAAGGACGCCGATTTCATCATCAGCATGCTGGAAAACGGCCCCGTGGTGGACAGCGTGCTGTTTAGCGAGGCAACGCTTGGGGCCCTGAAACCTGGCGCGCTGGTCATCGACATGAGTTCAATTGCGCCCGCGATGGCCAAACGCCATCACCAGATACTGGCCGAACGCGGTCACGGCTACCTCGATGCCCCGGTATCCGGTGGCACCGCCGGCGCCGAGCAGGCCAGCCTGTCCATCATGGCGGGGGGCAGCAAGGCCGACTTCGAGCGTGCCGGCCCCCTGTTTGCCTGTCTTGGCAAAGCAGCCACCTATATAGGCCCCGCGGGCTCCGGCCAGCTGGCAAAATGCGCCAACCAGGCCATTGTTGGCATTACCATCGGCGCCGTGGCAGAAGCCTTGCTGCTGGCCGCCCGGGGCGGTGCAGACCCGGCCGCCGTGCGTGAAGCCCTGCTGGGCGGCTTTGCCGGCAGCCGCATACTGGAGCTGCATGGCCAGCGCATGATTGATCGCAGCTTTATGCCCGGCGGAACCGCCCGGGTACAGCTCAAGGACCTGCAGACCATACTGGATACCGCCCAGGACGAAGACCTGCAATTACCCCTGACCGAGCAGGCCTTCGCCCAGTATGAACAGCTGGTTGAACGGGGCCTGGAGGGCGTGGATCACAGCGGCCTGCTCTTGCAGCTTGAGGCGTTGAATGCGCCAGCCCGACTGAATGACAAAGCCACCACCAAGCCGGACAACACCCCAGACGCCTGA
- the pabC gene encoding aminodeoxychorismate lyase, producing MNKSPFTLINGVAADSVAVTDRGLAYGDGLFETVQLRAGRPLLLDLHLERLRSGCERLAIKSPTLFDDLQSDLEHLARLCSMQDFGVLKILVTRGAGGRGYLPQVGMAPTRIVIVSVMPDYPHSPAQAGVRVRWCDMTLALSPRLAGIKHLNRLEQVLARSEWDDPDIREGLLCDTEGFVVEGTMSNLLWVRGKVLHAPLLDRCGVAGVVRKRVLQLAAAAGIEVLEGRFGKSELEQADEIMLCNSLIDIWPVVTLDARHWSVGPVTRALQSLLAKDYLAC from the coding sequence ATGAATAAGTCTCCTTTCACACTGATCAATGGTGTTGCCGCCGATTCAGTTGCGGTAACCGACCGTGGCCTGGCCTATGGCGATGGTCTGTTCGAAACCGTGCAGTTGCGAGCGGGGCGTCCGCTATTGCTGGATTTGCACCTTGAGCGTCTGCGCAGCGGTTGTGAGCGTTTGGCGATCAAATCCCCCACACTGTTTGACGATTTGCAGAGCGACCTGGAGCATCTGGCCCGTTTGTGCTCCATGCAGGACTTCGGTGTCCTCAAGATTCTGGTCACTCGCGGCGCCGGTGGGCGTGGTTATCTGCCTCAGGTCGGTATGGCGCCGACGCGCATTGTAATCGTCTCTGTTATGCCGGACTATCCGCACAGTCCTGCTCAGGCTGGCGTGCGGGTGCGCTGGTGTGACATGACCCTGGCGCTGAGTCCTCGGCTGGCGGGTATCAAGCACCTCAACCGTCTGGAGCAGGTGCTGGCGCGCAGCGAGTGGGATGATCCTGATATCCGCGAGGGCTTGCTCTGTGACACTGAGGGCTTTGTGGTGGAGGGCACCATGAGCAACCTGCTCTGGGTCCGTGGCAAAGTCCTCCATGCGCCGCTGCTGGATCGCTGCGGTGTGGCCGGTGTGGTGCGCAAGCGCGTGCTGCAGCTGGCGGCCGCAGCCGGGATCGAGGTACTTGAAGGGCGCTTTGGCAAATCGGAACTTGAACAGGCGGACGAAATCATGCTGTGTAACAGCCTGATTGATATCTGGCCTGTGGTCACACTGGACGCACGGCACTGGTCGGTGGGTCCGGTTACTCGAGCGCTGCAATCGCTGCTAGCAAAGGATTATCTTGCGTGTTGA
- the tusB gene encoding sulfurtransferase complex subunit TusB has translation MTLHTLNRAPSNAALLADCLRACSSGDTLLLIEDGAYCALAGQPIAWPIGVTVCALAADVAARGLDNRLASSIEQVDDAGFVQLCCEHARVISWY, from the coding sequence ATGACCCTGCATACATTGAATCGCGCGCCCTCCAACGCCGCCCTGCTGGCCGACTGTCTGCGGGCCTGCAGCAGCGGTGACACCCTGCTGCTGATCGAAGATGGCGCCTACTGCGCCCTGGCAGGACAGCCAATTGCATGGCCCATCGGCGTTACCGTCTGCGCACTGGCAGCTGATGTCGCGGCACGCGGGCTCGACAACCGACTCGCAAGCAGTATCGAACAGGTGGATGATGCCGGCTTCGTGCAGCTGTGCTGCGAGCATGCCCGTGTCATCAGCTGGTACTGA